One segment of Meles meles unplaced genomic scaffold, mMelMel3.1 paternal haplotype, whole genome shotgun sequence DNA contains the following:
- the LOC123936267 gene encoding uncharacterized protein LOC123936267 isoform X2 yields MTRATVTRVPLSQPGLGDDFADRRGAEASVPASCRTSRWDTVVKARSGCLRDAVDSALCGQEPKAQRLTKYCEVYQTPMEGFKGEDTGAACAPSARRLTRAATGRSRCSTQPSC; encoded by the exons ATGACCAGGGCCACGGTCACACGTGTGCCATTGTCTCAGCCAGGGCTCGGAGACGATTTTGCAGACAGGCGGGGTGCAGAGGCCTCTGTCCCAGCCTCGTGCAGGACCTCTAGGTGGGACACGGTGGTCAAGGCCAGGTCGGGCTG CCTCCGGGATGCCGTGGATAGTGCGCTGTGTGGCCAGGAACCCAAGGCTCAGAGGCTGACCAAGTACTGTGAGGTCTACCAGACGCCCATGGAGG GGTTCAAAGGCGAGGACACTGGCGCAGCCTGCGCACCATCTGCAAGAAGACTCACGAGAGCGGCCACAGGGAGATCGAGATGTTCGACTCAGCCATCCTGCTGA
- the LOC123936267 gene encoding uncharacterized protein LOC123936267 isoform X1, producing the protein MDPHVEPRLGLGWASRGLVWVACRRWCLGPREPQREGQRSLRDSGPVGPQRSMCAHLPHPDPHMHWLLQTPLPWSSLHSLRPPMLAPGLAHADCCQVPNPLSAAGGKSDFPCTLPLLAREGWAPSMLTGARRPGPSGHPTCFSPLAPQQKIPLAILWGWEVYCAYPTPLFSLRDAVDSALCGQEPKAQRLTKYCEVYQTPMEGFKGEDTGAACAPSARRLTRAATGRSRCSTQPSC; encoded by the exons ATGGACCCCCACGTGGAGCCAAGGCTGGGGTTGGGCTGGGCTTCTCGAGGACTGGTCTGGGTCGCGTGCCGTCGGTGGTGTTTGGGCCCCAGGGAGCCCCAGCGGGAAGGCCAGAGGTCCCTTCGGGACTCAGGGCCAGTGGGCCCACAACGCAGTATGTGTGCTCACCTGCCCCATCCTGACCCTCACATGCACTGGCTCCTGCAGACGCCCCTGCCCTGGTCCTCCCTGCACTCCCTCCGGCCCCCAATGTTAGCCCCAGGCCTGGCTCATGCTGACTGTTGTCAGGTCCCCAACCCGCTCTCAGCTGCTGGGGGCAAAAGTGATTTCCCATGCACCCTGCCTCTCCTGGCTCGGGAAGGATGGGCACCGTCCATGTTGACAGGAGCCAGGAGGCCTGGCCCCAGTGGGCACCCCACATGCTTCTCCCCCCTCGCTCCCCAGCAGAAGATCCCTCTGGCCATCCTGTGGGGCTGGGAGGTCTACTGTGCTTACCCCACACCTCTGTTCAGCCTCCGGGATGCCGTGGATAGTGCGCTGTGTGGCCAGGAACCCAAGGCTCAGAGGCTGACCAAGTACTGTGAGGTCTACCAGACGCCCATGGAGG GGTTCAAAGGCGAGGACACTGGCGCAGCCTGCGCACCATCTGCAAGAAGACTCACGAGAGCGGCCACAGGGAGATCGAGATGTTCGACTCAGCCATCCTGCTGA